The DNA window CCTCGCTCCGCGGCAAGCGCCGCGAGACGCCGTGGAAGAAGCACGGTAACATTCCGCTTTGAGGCAAGGGCCCGCAGAAAGGGCCGAGGCAGAGGACTTCCATGGACTCCAGGGGCTGGCACATGCTGCGGGAGGAGGGCGCGCTGACGATGGCGCGGCAGCTTCCCGTGCGCTTCGACCTGTGCGCGAGCGCGGCCTTCCCGCGCGCCCGCAAGGGACGGCTGGCCCTGCAGATCCGTCAGGATCTGTGGCGGATGCTGCAGGATCTGCGCGGGTTTTCGCCCGTGGTCACGGTTGAGGAGGAGGGGCAGGGGCTGCGGGTAAGCGCCGGAGGTCGCGCCGCAGCCCCTTTCCCGCGATCCGATTGCGAGCGGAAAATCGCCGCCCTGCTGACCAGCCCGTCCCATCGCGCCCGCTGGCTGGCACAGGCGCGGCTGGAGCCCGGGGCATGATCCTGCGCGGGCTCCTTCTGGCCGGGGCGGTGCTGGCTCTGGGGGCGACCGGCGAGGTCGTCGAGCTGCCCTCGGGGCAGTCGGCCACCCATTTCGACACCATCACCGGCGAGCCGGGACCGGCCGGTCTGACGGTGCGGTTCCGCTTTCTCGTCCCCGGTATCGCGCGTGACCTGGCCAGGATGCCGGCCACGCTGGCGCAGGGCGACATGGACTATCTCTGCGCGGAATACGCGCTGCCGCGGCTGGCCGACTCCGGCCCCGAACCGGCGCAGATCGTCATCACGCTCATGGACCGCCCGGTGCCCTTCGGGCAGCCCGATCCCGAGGCCACGCAGTTCTTCGAGGCCTACCGCCCCGAGGCGGGACGCTGCATCTGGGAAGGGTTCTGAGACGATGCCGCATTCCCTTCGTCCGGCCGCTGTCGCGCCCGGCCATGCGCCGGTTTTGCCACAACCTTCGCGTGTTGCAGCGGTGGCATGTGCAAAGCTGAAAGATTGGGCTATCCTCCCGGGAGGTCGCGGCAAGGCGGCCTTTCCACAGGCAGGTGTCGGGTTCGGTCCCGCGCCAGAAACAGACGGGAGTGTCCCATGTCCAAGAGTGTCAAAACCCTTTTCGCCTTCTCGCTCGTCGCCTTCGTCGCGGCCTGCGCCCAGAAGGAAGAAGTGGTCTATGTCGAGCCGGTCCAGCCCGAGCCGACCTACAACAAATACTGATCTGGGCGCGGGGCGGGCCTGTCCCGCCCCAGCTTTGCCGCGCCCCGATCCTTACGGAGGCGCGTCATGCTGAAACACAAGGGCTTTCCCTCCCGTCTGCCGGGAACCGATTTCCAGTTCACCATCCGCCGCGCGAACAAGGACGGGGCCACCCGTCTGATCGCGCGCGAGCGCTATGCCGACCGGCGCCCTGCCGATCGCCGCGCCGATGCGGGCTTTCTGGCCGCGCTGATCGAGCAGTTCGGCGACGCGCCCTTCGAGCGCGGAAATCTCGATGCGGGCCGGTTGTCCTGGCTGCTGGGCCGCGAGGTGGTGGCGGCCGAAGAGCCGTTCGATCCGGAAAGTTATGACGCGCTGCTGCGAGTCGATATCGACTGCGCCCGGGCCGCCTTCCCCGAGCTTTTCGGCGGCGGAGGACCGGCGTGAAACGGCTGGCCCTTCCCGGCGATCGGCGGGACTCCGCTCAAATGCGCTCTCCCTTGCGTTGTGGCCTTTTCTTTTGTTCGGGTTCCGGCAACAGTCTTACACGGCAGAACGGTCGTTCACCCCTAGACCGGACTGTCCATTTTTATACTTATCATTCCCCAACCCCTAGGCCTGACCCTTTTTTCAGGGTCAGGCCGACCCTCTTCTCAAGCCGCGCCCGGACCCGAGCCACAAGGCGGATTGTCGCCCGCCGGTGGCTGGCCTTTGCGTATTTCCGTTTCGCGCCCCGTCACTTGCCGGTATCTTGTGGGCGCAAAACCAAGATCCGTGGAGGCGGAGTAGAATGCCCAGTCCAAAGTTTCTCGCCGTTCTGGCCGCAGCTGTCCTGCTGGCCGGGTGCAACATGTCCAATGACAGCCAGCGCGCCGTCGCGGGGGGGCTCGGCGGTGCGCTCATCGCGGATGTGCTGGACACCAACGTCGCGGCGGGGGCAGCAATTGGCGCGCTCGGCGGCGCCATGTGTGACGACGCGGGCGTCTGCCGCTGATCTGAACCGCTGGGCCCCGGGCCCGTCGGACGAGAATTTGTGAGGGTCATCGGGGCTGCGCGCCCCGGTGGCCCTTTGCTTT is part of the Rhodovulum sp. MB263 genome and encodes:
- a CDS encoding DUF6497 family protein codes for the protein MILRGLLLAGAVLALGATGEVVELPSGQSATHFDTITGEPGPAGLTVRFRFLVPGIARDLARMPATLAQGDMDYLCAEYALPRLADSGPEPAQIVITLMDRPVPFGQPDPEATQFFEAYRPEAGRCIWEGF